TACTTTAAATTTTAAAATAATATTTCTTAATAAATCTATTTTTTTTTCTGTAAGTTTATTAATTTTTATATTTTGAGAAATATTAGTTATTTTACATATACGAGTAGCATTAGATTTACCTATACCATAAATATATTTTAATGCTATTATTGTACGTTTATTATCAGGAATATTTACTCCAGCTATACGAACCATTTTATTATCCTTTATTAAATTTTTATAAATTATTTAAATTTAAAATAATTATCCTTGACGTTGTTTATGTTTAGGATCTGTTTTACAAAACACATATATTATTCTATTTCTACGAATAATTTTACAATTACGACATAATTTTTTTATTGAAGCACGAACTTTCATTATATTATATCTCCAAAAAATATTTAATATATATTATCCTTTTAAATTAATTTTCTTAAGTATAGACTCATATTGAGTAGACATAATTAATGTTTGAATTTGTACAATAAAATCTATAATTACAACTATTACTATAAGTAAAGATGTACCACTTAAATAAAATGGAACAGTAAGCATACTACGTAAAAATTCTGGTATAAGACAAATAAAAGTAATGTATAGACTACCTGTAAATGTTAACCGCATAATTATTTTTTTTATATATTTAGCTGTTTGTTCTCCTGGTCTAATACCAGAAATATATGCACCAGATTTTTTTAAATTATCTGCAGTTTCCTTTGGATTAAAAATTAGCATAGTATAAAAAAAACAAAAAAATATAATTGCGAAAATATATAATCCAATATATATTGGTTGTCTAGGTTGTAAAGATATAGCAATATTCTTTAAAAAATTATAATTAGTAATGTTACTAAGCCATGAGAATATAGTAGAAATAAATAAAATTATACTAGAAGAAAATATTGCAGGAATGACTCCAGAAATATTAATTTTTAATGGTAAATGAGTATTCTGTTGCATATTATTATACATTTGTCTACCATAATATTTTCTAGTAGCATATTGTACATTAATTTTTCTTTGTCCTTTTTCAATAAAAACAATAAATAGAGTTATTAAAAATGTTAAAAACAATAAAATAAAAATAATGTAAAAATTTAAATTTCCTTGTTTAATTTGTTCTATAATTTGTCCTATATTAATAGGCAACGTAGTAATAATACCTATTACTATAATAATAGAAACTCCATTACCAATTCCTCTTTTTGTAATTTGTCTACCTAACCACATTAAAAATGTAGTACCTGTAATTAAACTTAAATTAGAAATGATAAAAAAATCAATATTAGGATTTATTACTAAATTATTTAATCCTGGTAAATTAGGTAATCCAGTAGTTATTCCTACTGCTTGAATACAGGATAAAATTAATGTAGTATATTTAGTATATTTATTAATTTTTCTTTTACCTTCTTCACCCTCTTTTTTTAAAGAAATAAAAAAAGGATGTACTAGTGTTAAAAGTTGCATAATAATAGAAGAAGATATATACGGCATCACACCTAAAGCAAATATTGATGCTCTACTAAGAGCTCCTCCAGAAAACATATTAAACATATCAATAATAGTACCATGTTGTTTAATAATTAAAGAATGTAATATACTAATATTAATACCTGGAATAGGTATAAATGAACCTATACGGAAAATAATTATAGAAGTTAATAAAAATATAAATCTTTCTTTTAACTCAATAAAACCTTTTTTAGTACTTTGAAAATTTAATTGTTTAAATGATTTAATCATTTATTATCTATTCCTCAATTATACCACCTAATTTTTTTATAATTATTTTGACACTTTTTGTACAATTTAATTTAATAATTTTTTTTGGAGATATTATATCTCCTTTATTAATAATTTTAATATATTTAATTTTTTTACTAATTATTTTATTTAATTTTAAAATATTTAGATTAATAAAATCACTATTTATTTTAGCTAAATCTCCTAATCTTACTTCTTTAAAGAAGATATTTTTTTTTGATTTAAAACCAAATTTTGGTAATCTTCTGTGTAAAGGACTTTGTCCTCCCTCAAATAATTTATTAATATTATAACCAGATCTAGATTTTTGTCCTTTATGACCTCTCCCACTTGTTTTACCTTTTCCTGAACCAATTCCTCTACCTAATCTTTTTTTATTCTTTTTAATTTTAGAAAATAAATTATTTAAATTCATATTAATATGAAACCTTTATCATATAAGATATTTTTTTAATCATCCCCAAAATACTAGGTGTATTTTTTTTTATAACAGTATGCCCAATATATTTTAATCCTAAACTAATTAAAATTGCTTTATGTTTAGGTAATCTACCTATAGAACTTTTAATTTGTGTAATCTTAATATTTTTTAACACTATGCATATTCCTTTTTATTTCTTCTATAGTTTTATTTCTTTTAGCCGCAATCATTTTTAATGAATGTATATTTGATAATCCTTTTATAGTTGCTTTAACTATATTAATTGGATTTGTAGAACCATAAGCTTTCGCTAAAACATTATATATTCCTACTACTTCTAATACCGCTCTCATAGCTCCACCTGCAATAATACCTGTTCCTTCATAAGCTGGTTGTATAAAAACATAAGAACCAGTATGATAACTCCTAATAGGGTATTGAATTGTATTATTATTGAGGATAATATTTATCATATTTTTTTTAGCTTTTTCCATAGCTTTTTGTATTGCATTAGGTACTTCTTTTGCTTTACCATATCCAAAACCAATTCTTCCTTTACCATTACCAACTACAGTTAATGCTGTAAAAGAAAAAATACGTCCACCTTTAACAGTTTTAGATACTCTATTAACAGAAATTAATTTTTCTTTTAATTCGTTATTTTGATTTTTATCATAAATGTTCATAAAATTTTTTCTTTTAAAAAATGTTAAAATTTTAAACCTGTTTGACGTGCAGCTTCTGCTAATGCTTTAATACGTCCATGATATTTAAATCCTGAACGATCAAATGAAATACTTAAAATACCTTTTTTTATAGTTCTGTTAGCTATTTTTTTACCTATAAAAATAGCAGCTTTTATATTTCCAGTATATATTAATTTTTGTTTTATTTTTTTTTCTAAAGTTGAAGCTGTTACTAATATTTTGTTATTTACAGAAATTATTTGTGCATATATATGACGAGAAGTACGATGTATTGACAAACGTATTATTTTAAATTTTTGTAAATTTCTACGAAATTTAGTTGCTCTACGTATACGAGAAATTTTCTTAATATTCATAATTTTTTTTATAATCTTTTATTTTATCTTATTTTTTTTTTGTTTCTTTAATTTTAATTATTTCATTACTGTAACGAATTCCTTTACCTTTATATGGTTCAGGAGGTCGATAAGATCTTATATTTGCAGCTACTTGTCCTAAAAGTTGTTTATTAGCTCCTGTTAAAATTATTTCATTTTGATTAACACATTTTCCAGTAATACCTTTCGGTAAATTAAAATTTATTGGATGAGAAAACCCTAATAATAAATTAAGTATATTATTTTTAATTGAAAATTTATAACCTACACCAAATAATATTAATTTTTTTTTAAAACCTATTGTTACACCAATAATCATAGAATTCATCAGAGAACTAGCTGTACCAGCTTGAGTCCAACCATCTTTACATTTTTTTTTTGGTTCAAATAATAATTTATTTTTTTTAAAAATTATTTTAACTTTTTTATTAAAAGTATTTTCTAGTATCCCATTCTTACCTTTAATATTTATTTTCTGTCCATTAATATTAATTTTAGTATTATCTGGGATAATAATAAATTTTTTAGCTATTCTAGACATTATTTATATACCTTTTTTTAGGATACATAACATATAATTTCACCACCTATTCCATAATAACGTGCGGTATAATCAGTCATTATTCCTTTAGATGTAGAAATAATAGCAATACCTAAACCAGCCATCACTTTAGGTAAAAATTTTTTTTTTTTATAAATTCTTAAGCTAGGACGACTAATACAATATATTTTTTCTATAACACCTTTCCCTTTAAAATATTTTAAAGTAATTTCTAATAAAAAATTTCTTTTTTTAATAAGATCAAAATTTCTAATATATCCTTCAACTTTTAAAATGTTAGCAATAGATTCTTTTAATTTTGAATATTGCATAAAAATTTTAGATTTATGTGACAATTGACCATTACGTATACGTGTTAACATATCTGCAATTGGATTTTGTATACTCATATAAAGTTATCCTATATTAGTTTATAATAAATTACCAACTAGATTTTTTTAATCCTGGAATATCTCCTTTCATTGCAGCTTCTCTTAATTTAATTCTACTTAATCCAAATTTTCTTAAAAATGCATGTGGCCGACCAGTTATTTTACATCTATTTCTTTGTCTTGATAAACTAGAATCTCTCGGTAAGGATTGTAATTTAAATATAGCATCCCAGCGAGATTTATCAGATGTATTTATATCAGAAATAATTTTTTTTAATTTTTTTCTTTTTAAAAAAAATTTTTTTCCTAATTTTATTCTTTTTAATTCACGTGCTTTAATAGATTCTTTTGCCATTTTATAAACCTTTTTTATTATCTAAATGGAAAATTAAATGCTTTAAATAAAGCATAACTTTCTTTTTTTGATATTTTATTAGTTGTTATTGTAATATCTAATCCACGAATATGATCTATTTTATCAAAATTAATTTCTGGAAAAATTATTTGTTCTTTTATTCCTATACTATAATTACCATCTTTATCAAAAGATTTTTGGGATAAACCTCTAAAATCTCTAATTCTAGGAATTACTATCCATAATAAACGTTCAAAAAAATTCCACATCTTTTTTTTTCTTAAAGTAACTTTACATCCAATAGGATATCCTTTTCTTATTTTAAAAGCAGCTATTGATTTATGAGATTTTGTAATTATTGGTTTTTGTCCACTAATCATAATTAAATCATTTATAGCATTATTTAAATGTTTTTTATCAGAAATAACTTTTCCTACACCCATATTTAAAGTAATTTTTTTTATACAAGGAACTTGCATTATAGAAGTATATTTAAATTTTAATATTAAATTTTTTATTATTTTATTTTTGTAAAAATTATATAATTTTGACATTAAATATTATCTCTAATTTATTTTATATTTTTATTATTAGATTTAAAAAATCTTTTTTTTATTCCTTTTTCTTTTTTAATTCCAATACGATCAGCTTTTCCTATATCTTTATTAAAGATAGCAATATTAGAAATATGAATACCTGCTTCTTTTTCTATAATTCCTCCTGTATGTGATATTGCAGGATTAGGTTTACTATGTTTTTTAATTATATTTATTCCTTTAATTATTACTAAATTTTTTTTTATAAAAGATTTAATCTTTCCCTTTTTCCCTTTATCTTTACCAGTTAAAATTATTACTTCATCATTATAACGTAATTTATATATCATATATTTATATCTCTTACTTAATTAAATAACTTCAGGAGCTAATGAAATAATTTTCATAAATTTTTCATTTCTTAATTCTCTAGTAATAGGACCAAAAATTCTTGTTCCAATTATTTGCTCATTAGTATCATTTAATAAAACACATGAATTATGATCAAATCTTATTATAGAACCATCAGAACGTCTTATTCCTTTTTTTGTTCTAACTATTACTGCTTTTAATACATCACCTTTTTTTACTTTTCCTCTAGGAATTGCATCTTTTACAGTAACTTTGATTATATCTCCAATATTAGCATAACGACGTCGTGATCCTCCTAGAACTTTAATACACATAACATTCTTAGCACCAGAATTATCTGCTACATTTAGTTTTGTATGTTCTTGTATCATATATTAATTATCTCTATTTTGAATAAATAAAATATTAATTTTTCATATTTTTTAAAAAAAAATCAATAAATATAAAATTTTATTATTAAATTATTGTTTTTTTTATAATACTTACTAGAATCCAAGATTTAGTTTTTGATAATGGACGGCATTCTTTAATTTCAACAAAATCACCAACATTACATATATTTTTTTCATCATGTACATGTAATTTTGTAGTACGATTAATATATTTACCATAAATAGGATGTTTTATTAATCTATTAATACTTACAATTATTGATTTTTGCATTTTATTACTTATTACTTTTCCTTTCAAGATTTTTATTTTTTTTTGCATAATTTTATAACCTTTTTTTTCTTTGTGATAAAATTGTTTTTATTCTTGCAATATTTTTTCTTGATTTTTTAAGTAAATGAGTTTGTTTTAAATTCCCTGATGTTAACTGTATTTTTAAATTAAATTGTTCTCTAGATAAACTTAATAATTCATTTTCTAAATCTTTATTATTTTTTTTTATAATTTCATTTATTTTCATATAATGTTTATTTTATTTTTTTAAAAAAATAGTTTTAATAGGTAATTTTGCTGCACCTAATTTTAATGCTTTACGAGCTATATTTTCAGGTACTCCATCAATTTCATACAAAATTCTACCAGGTTGTATTAATGCCACCCAATATTCTACATTTCCTTTTCCTTTCCCCATTCTTACTTCTAAAGGTTTTTCTGTTATAGGTTTATCTGGAAAAATTCTAATCCATATTTTTCCCTGTCTTTTAATTGAATGACTAATAGCTCTTCTTGCTGATTCTATTTGTTTAGAAGTAATTCTCCCCCGATTTATTGCTTTTATTCCATAAGTTCCAAAATTAATATTCATATTTACAATAACACCACGATTTCTTCCTTTGTGCATTTTTCTAAATTTTGTACGTTTTGGTTGTAACATTATAATAAAACCTCTTTTTTATTTACGACCTTTATTACGTTGTATTCTATAAGAATGAGGATGATGTTTAATGGGTTTTGTAAAAATTAATTTTTTTTTAAAAGTATTTTTTAATATTTCTCCTTTAAAAATCCAAACTTTTACTCCTATTATTCCATATGTAGTATTTGCTTCAGATAAACTAAAATCAATATCTGCTCTTAAAGTATGTAATGGGACTCTACCTTCTCTATACCATTCTTTACGTGCAATTTCTGCACCACCTAAACGTCCACTAACCTCTACTTTTACTCCTTTAGCACCTAATCTCATAGCATTTTGTACTGCTCTTTTCATTGCTCTTCTAAACATTATTCTTTTTTCTAATTGTGCTGATATTATATCAGCTACTAATTTTGCTTCTAATTCTGGTTTTCTAACTTCTGTTATATTTACTTGAGCGGGGACTCCTGTAATTTCAGAAATTACTTTTCTAAGTTTTTCAACATCTTCTCCTTTTTTACCTATTACTATACCAGGACGTGCTGTATGAATATTAACTCTAATACTTTTTGATGGTCTTTCTATTGTTATTTTTGAAACAGATGCTTTTATTAATTTTTTGTTTAAAAAATTTCTTACTTGTAAATCACTATATAAATATTTTGCATAATTTTTTGTATTTGCAAACCAAATAGAATTCCATATTTTTGTAATTCCTAATCTTAATCCATTTGGATGTGTTTTTTGACCCATTAATTTTTTTCTCCAATTATATTATCTGATAATACAATAGTAATATGACTTGTATATTTTAAAATTCTATCTGAACGACCTTTAGCCCTAGGCATAATACGTTTCATATTACTTCCTAAGTCTATAAAAATTTTTAAAATAAATAAATTATCTATATCTAAGCCATAATTATGCTCAGCATTAGCTATAGCTGAATTTAATACTTTTTTAATTAAAAATGCAGCTTTTTTATTAGAAAAATTTAAAATATCTAACGCTTTAGATATATTATTTCCTCTAATAATATTAGCTATTAATCTTAATTTTTGTGCAGAAGAAGGAGCATATTTATGCTTTGCTATAATTTCCATTATTTCTCCTAAATAAAAATAGTATATTTAATACATACATATATTTTTATTTTTTTAAAGTTTTTTTAATTTTCTTATCTGCTGTATGTCCTCTATATGTACGTGTTGGAGCAAATTCTCCTAGCTTATGCCCAACCATTTCATCCAAAATATAAATTGGAATATGTTGTCTACCATTATGAACTGCTATAGTTAATCCAATCATATTAGGAAAAATAGTAGAACGTCTAGACCAAGTACGTAATGGTTTTTTATCTTTTGTTTTTATTGATTTTTCCACTTTTTTTAATAAATGTTGATCAATAAAAGGACCTTTTTTTAAAGAACGAGGCATATTTTAATTACCTTTAATTAATATTATTTATTACGATGTTTAATAATGTATTTATCTGTTCTTTTATTTTTTCTTGTTTTTTTCCCTTTAGTTTGTACACCCCATGGAGTTACAGGATGTTTCCCAAAATTTTTTCCTTCTCCCCCCCCGTGAGGATGATCTATAGGATTCATCGCAGTTCCTCTAACTGTTGGTCTAACTCCTTTCCATCTTTTTGCTCCTGCTTTTCCAAAAGATTTTAACATATGTTCATTATTTCCTATTTCTCCTAATGTAGCTCGACAGTTAGCTTGAATTTTACGGATTTCTCCTGATTTTAATCTTAAAGTTATATATAAACCTTCTTTTGCAATTAATTGAACATATGTACCAGCAGATCTGGCTATTTGTCCTCCTTTTCCTGGTTTCATTTCAACATTATGTAAAATAGTACCAACAGGAATATTATTTAAAGGTAATGTATTACCAATTTTTATATTTACATTTATTCCTGATTCTACAATATCACCAATTTTAAGATTTTTAGGAGATAGAATATATTTTCTTACTCCATCTTTATATTTAATTAAAGCAATATGAGCAGAACGATTAGGATCATATTCAATACGTTCTACTATAGCAGGAATATTATCTTTATTTCTTTTAAAATCTATAATACGATATAATTTTTTATGCCCTCCACCAATATGACGTGTTGTAATACGGCCATAATTGTTTCTCCCCCCTGTTTTTTTTTTCTTCTCTGTATTAGAAGAAAGAGATCTACCTTTATATAAAGAATGATTAATTATTTTAATCATATGACGTCTACCAGGAGATGTTGGGTTATATTTTTTTATTGTCATATTTTATAAATTTAATCCTTATAAATTTTATTTATATTAAAATCAATTTTTTGATTTTTTTCTAAAATTATATATGCTTTTTTCCAATTATTACGTTGATAATTATATTTCTTATTTTTTTTTTTTTTACCTTTAACAATTAAAGTATTAACACTTTTAATTTTTACATTAAAAATTTTTTTTATTACTTTTTTTATATCTATTTTAGTTGCTTTTTTTAAAACTTTTATAATTAAAGTATTTGTTTTTTCTGCAACAAAAGAAGATTTTTCAGAAATATGAGGTCCTTTTATAATTTTAAAATCATGTT
The Enterobacteriaceae endosymbiont of Donacia thalassina genome window above contains:
- the rpsM gene encoding 30S ribosomal protein S13, which gives rise to MVRIAGVNIPDNKRTIIALKYIYGIGKSNATRICKITNISQNIKINKLTEKKIDLLRNIILKFKVEGDLRRNINLNIKRLIDLGCYRGLRHKKGLPVRGQRTKTNAHTRKKLFKYLKK
- the rpmJ gene encoding 50S ribosomal protein L36, with product MKVRASIKKLCRNCKIIRRNRIIYVFCKTDPKHKQRQG
- the secY gene encoding preprotein translocase subunit SecY, encoding MIKSFKQLNFQSTKKGFIELKERFIFLLTSIIIFRIGSFIPIPGINISILHSLIIKQHGTIIDMFNMFSGGALSRASIFALGVMPYISSSIIMQLLTLVHPFFISLKKEGEEGKRKINKYTKYTTLILSCIQAVGITTGLPNLPGLNNLVINPNIDFFIISNLSLITGTTFLMWLGRQITKRGIGNGVSIIIVIGIITTLPINIGQIIEQIKQGNLNFYIIFILLFLTFLITLFIVFIEKGQRKINVQYATRKYYGRQMYNNMQQNTHLPLKINISGVIPAIFSSSIILFISTIFSWLSNITNYNFLKNIAISLQPRQPIYIGLYIFAIIFFCFFYTMLIFNPKETADNLKKSGAYISGIRPGEQTAKYIKKIIMRLTFTGSLYITFICLIPEFLRSMLTVPFYLSGTSLLIVIVVIIDFIVQIQTLIMSTQYESILKKINLKG
- the rplO gene encoding 50S ribosomal protein L15, with product MNLNNLFSKIKKNKKRLGRGIGSGKGKTSGRGHKGQKSRSGYNINKLFEGGQSPLHRRLPKFGFKSKKNIFFKEVRLGDLAKINSDFINLNILKLNKIISKKIKYIKIINKGDIISPKKIIKLNCTKSVKIIIKKLGGIIEE
- the rpmD gene encoding 50S ribosomal protein L30; amino-acid sequence: MLKNIKITQIKSSIGRLPKHKAILISLGLKYIGHTVIKKNTPSILGMIKKISYMIKVSY
- the rpsE gene encoding 30S ribosomal protein S5, which translates into the protein MNIYDKNQNNELKEKLISVNRVSKTVKGGRIFSFTALTVVGNGKGRIGFGYGKAKEVPNAIQKAMEKAKKNMINIILNNNTIQYPIRSYHTGSYVFIQPAYEGTGIIAGGAMRAVLEVVGIYNVLAKAYGSTNPINIVKATIKGLSNIHSLKMIAAKRNKTIEEIKRNMHSVKKY
- the rplR gene encoding 50S ribosomal protein L18, coding for MNIKKISRIRRATKFRRNLQKFKIIRLSIHRTSRHIYAQIISVNNKILVTASTLEKKIKQKLIYTGNIKAAIFIGKKIANRTIKKGILSISFDRSGFKYHGRIKALAEAARQTGLKF
- the rplF gene encoding 50S ribosomal protein L6 — encoded protein: MSRIAKKFIIIPDNTKININGQKINIKGKNGILENTFNKKVKIIFKKNKLLFEPKKKCKDGWTQAGTASSLMNSMIIGVTIGFKKKLILFGVGYKFSIKNNILNLLLGFSHPINFNLPKGITGKCVNQNEIILTGANKQLLGQVAANIRSYRPPEPYKGKGIRYSNEIIKIKETKKK
- the rpsH gene encoding 30S ribosomal protein S8; this translates as MSIQNPIADMLTRIRNGQLSHKSKIFMQYSKLKESIANILKVEGYIRNFDLIKKRNFLLEITLKYFKGKGVIEKIYCISRPSLRIYKKKKFLPKVMAGLGIAIISTSKGIMTDYTARYYGIGGEIICYVS
- the rpsN gene encoding 30S ribosomal protein S14 — its product is MAKESIKARELKRIKLGKKFFLKRKKLKKIISDINTSDKSRWDAIFKLQSLPRDSSLSRQRNRCKITGRPHAFLRKFGLSRIKLREAAMKGDIPGLKKSSW
- the rplE gene encoding 50S ribosomal protein L5, which produces MSKLYNFYKNKIIKNLILKFKYTSIMQVPCIKKITLNMGVGKVISDKKHLNNAINDLIMISGQKPIITKSHKSIAAFKIRKGYPIGCKVTLRKKKMWNFFERLLWIVIPRIRDFRGLSQKSFDKDGNYSIGIKEQIIFPEINFDKIDHIRGLDITITTNKISKKESYALFKAFNFPFR
- the rplX gene encoding 50S ribosomal protein L24 gives rise to the protein MIYKLRYNDEVIILTGKDKGKKGKIKSFIKKNLVIIKGINIIKKHSKPNPAISHTGGIIEKEAGIHISNIAIFNKDIGKADRIGIKKEKGIKKRFFKSNNKNIK
- the rplN gene encoding 50S ribosomal protein L14, with protein sequence MIQEHTKLNVADNSGAKNVMCIKVLGGSRRRYANIGDIIKVTVKDAIPRGKVKKGDVLKAVIVRTKKGIRRSDGSIIRFDHNSCVLLNDTNEQIIGTRIFGPITRELRNEKFMKIISLAPEVI
- the rpsQ gene encoding 30S ribosomal protein S17, with product MQKKIKILKGKVISNKMQKSIIVSINRLIKHPIYGKYINRTTKLHVHDEKNICNVGDFVEIKECRPLSKTKSWILVSIIKKTII
- the rpmC gene encoding 50S ribosomal protein L29 is translated as MKINEIIKKNNKDLENELLSLSREQFNLKIQLTSGNLKQTHLLKKSRKNIARIKTILSQRKKRL
- the rplP gene encoding 50S ribosomal protein L16 gives rise to the protein MLQPKRTKFRKMHKGRNRGVIVNMNINFGTYGIKAINRGRITSKQIESARRAISHSIKRQGKIWIRIFPDKPITEKPLEVRMGKGKGNVEYWVALIQPGRILYEIDGVPENIARKALKLGAAKLPIKTIFLKK
- the rpsC gene encoding 30S ribosomal protein S3, with protein sequence MGQKTHPNGLRLGITKIWNSIWFANTKNYAKYLYSDLQVRNFLNKKLIKASVSKITIERPSKSIRVNIHTARPGIVIGKKGEDVEKLRKVISEITGVPAQVNITEVRKPELEAKLVADIISAQLEKRIMFRRAMKRAVQNAMRLGAKGVKVEVSGRLGGAEIARKEWYREGRVPLHTLRADIDFSLSEANTTYGIIGVKVWIFKGEILKNTFKKKLIFTKPIKHHPHSYRIQRNKGRK
- the rplV gene encoding 50S ribosomal protein L22, which translates into the protein MEIIAKHKYAPSSAQKLRLIANIIRGNNISKALDILNFSNKKAAFLIKKVLNSAIANAEHNYGLDIDNLFILKIFIDLGSNMKRIMPRAKGRSDRILKYTSHITIVLSDNIIGEKN
- the rpsS gene encoding 30S ribosomal protein S19; the protein is MPRSLKKGPFIDQHLLKKVEKSIKTKDKKPLRTWSRRSTIFPNMIGLTIAVHNGRQHIPIYILDEMVGHKLGEFAPTRTYRGHTADKKIKKTLKK
- the rplB gene encoding 50S ribosomal protein L2, which encodes MTIKKYNPTSPGRRHMIKIINHSLYKGRSLSSNTEKKKKTGGRNNYGRITTRHIGGGHKKLYRIIDFKRNKDNIPAIVERIEYDPNRSAHIALIKYKDGVRKYILSPKNLKIGDIVESGINVNIKIGNTLPLNNIPVGTILHNVEMKPGKGGQIARSAGTYVQLIAKEGLYITLRLKSGEIRKIQANCRATLGEIGNNEHMLKSFGKAGAKRWKGVRPTVRGTAMNPIDHPHGGGEGKNFGKHPVTPWGVQTKGKKTRKNKRTDKYIIKHRNK
- the rplW gene encoding 50S ribosomal protein L23, which gives rise to MILKEHDFKIIKGPHISEKSSFVAEKTNTLIIKVLKKATKIDIKKVIKKIFNVKIKSVNTLIVKGKKKKNKKYNYQRNNWKKAYIILEKNQKIDFNINKIYKD